One stretch of Eupeodes corollae chromosome 2, idEupCoro1.1, whole genome shotgun sequence DNA includes these proteins:
- the LOC129948050 gene encoding protein folded gastrulation: MLLDSNKLLLSVLQLFTATTLINIILFSSCCVSVNSLPITSKPIESTAENLAWEAWLMVPVGQQQKSRKVTPKSIFIVPHKNNQSVLCPPGEHWSQNRCIPTVAIDTDKALLNTLSQYAPPSFDYDYDYEEEGNLTPGAEKLEGSADTNPFSVGDFADEPLKFNIFSETFPIGSSSGSGDSSGLKDSDDENVFFVSERRRRPPTPPDMALPDLDTDSSNYGHGPSNNDSENGDFKHPSDDGTTLFLSGIDAILVPAVSKNQHKDQSINFSIYQETLNATLMPQVNTTSITDDEVINHEIDEILKNESLILHENAEVKPTTISSTTIKTTTERNEVKTTISVSNLDTTTTIKLDEYEDYDGKTEFTRSITDLPPIAEETSQPTNFEKDDVDISTMIVPKDVEPTTTMIINEAKEDITTITSLKNEEITSSNVDEDITTITVLPNDETTTNTPPAEEIAIPKEVPTTSDVPIEETTILTTPTSEKEDSSVIKKIEEHKNVFHDSQSSVSNDRFVYHQLTEENASPPVMNIVEELRKINDLVAKNSRQSSATTTPTTPTPITTTTTTQNPSEEEILKANALLSKIILVPNALTSSSENPVPLSSTSTVWSSNSTSRNILSIDSSSSSSSKSSSSSSTSSSSSTVSSTEQSQESTSDPSSSTSPKPEINEPDPYWWLPNNWSMERTEADRPLLLRFWSAISGISGSQTKV; the protein is encoded by the coding sequence ATGTTGCTAGATAGTAATAAACTTTTACTGTCAGTTCTTCAGCTCTTCACAGCAACAACGCTCATCAATATAATTCTATTTAGCAGTTGTTGCGTGAGTGTGAATTCCTTGCCAATTACATCAAAACCCATCGAAAGTACGGCTGAGAATTTAGCGTGGGAAGCATGGCTAATGGTTCCAGTGggtcaacaacaaaaatcccgAAAGGTCACACCAAAATCAATATTCATTGTGCCACATAAGAACAATCAGTCGGTATTATGTCCACCCGGAGAACATTGGTCTCAAAACCGTTGCATACCCACAGTGGCTATAGACACCGATAAGGCATTGCTCAATACCCTCAGTCAATATGCCCCACCATCATTCGACTATGACTACGATTACGAAGAAGAGGGCAATTTAACTCCCGGGGCTGAGAAACTTGAAGGCAGTGCTGATACGAATCCATTTTCGGTTGGTGATTTTGCGGATGAACCTTTGAAGTTCAACATTTTCAGTGAAACCTTCCCGATTGGATCTTCATCTGGTTCAGGTGATTCGAGTGGCCTCAAAGACAGCGACGATGAGAATGTGTTCTTTGTGAGTGAACGCCGTCGTCGACCACCTACACCACCTGATATGGCTCTTCCAGACCTAGACACCGATAGTTCAAATTATGGTCATGGTCCTTCAAACAATGATAGTGAAAATGGAGATTTCAAGCATCCCTCAGATGATGGAACAACTTTGTTTTTGAGTGGAATCGATGCTATCCTGGTACCGGCTGTGTCCAAAAATCAACACAAGGATCAGAGTATAAATTTCTCGATTTACCAAGAGACTTTGAATGCAACCCTGATGCCTCAGGTTAATACAACTTCCATCACTGATGATGAGGTAATAAATCATGAAATCGATGAAATCCTGAAAAATGAATCATTAATCTTGCATGAAAATGCTGAAGTAAAACCCACTACAATTTCGAGTACAACAATAAAAACGACAACAGAGAGGAATGAagttaaaacaacaatttctgTCTCCAATTTAGATACCACAACAACaattaaattggatgaatatgAAGACTATGATGGTAAGACGGAATTCACAAGAAGCATTACAGATTTACCACCAATTGCTGAAGAAACTTCACAACcaacaaatttcgaaaaagatGATGTTGATATTAGTACCATGATTGTTCCAAAGGATGTTGAACCAACCACCACAATGATCATCAATGAGGCAAAAGAAGACATCACTACCATTACATCActgaaaaatgaagaaatcaCGTCTTCTAACGTAGATGAAGATATCACTACGATCACAGTGCTTCCAAATGACGAAACAACTACTAACACACCACCTGCTGAAGAAATCGCTATTCCAAAAGAAGTACCTACCACAAGTGATGTACCAATTGAAGAGACAACAATTTTAACCACTCCAACGTCTGAAAAAGAAGATTCATCAGTTATCAAGAAGATTGAAgaacacaaaaatgtatttcatgaTTCTCAATCAAGTGTCTCTAACGATCGATTTGTGTACCATCAACTGACCGAAGAGAATGCATCACCACCAGTTATGAATATTGTGGAAGAATTGAGGAAGATCAACGATCTTGTCGCTAAAAATAGTCGACAATcttcagcaacaacaacaccaacaacaccaACTCCAataaccacaacaacaacaactcaaAATCCCAGTGAAGAAGAAATTCTAAAAGCAAATGCTCTCTTATCGAAGATTATTCTCGTTCCGAATGCATTGACATCATCTTCAGAGAATCCAGTTCCACTGTCAAGTACTTCGACAGTATGGAGCAGCAATAGTACCAGtcgaaatattttaagtatagaTAGTAGCAGTAGTAGTAGCAGTaaaagtagtagtagtagtagcactagtagcagcagcagcacagTTTCTTCAACGGAACAAAGCCAAGAATCCACATCGGATCCATCATCTTCCACATCACCAAAACCCGAAATCAACGAACCCGATCCATATTGGTGGTTGCCAAATAATTGGTCAATGGAACGAACAGAAGCCGATCGGCCATTATTGTTGAGATTTTGGTCAGCAATTTCGGGAATCAGTGGAAGTCAAAccaaagtttaa